From a region of the Paenibacillus sp. R14(2021) genome:
- a CDS encoding NUDIX hydrolase produces the protein MNPPKHIVSAAAIVVNDKQEILLIKGPRRGWEMPGGQVELGESLSQAAIRETKEESGIDIEIITFCGIFQNTGNSICNTLFLAKPVGGELITTEESLESGFFPIEEALNKVEWKNFRQRIEYCLKPETQPFCIEFNDEMNI, from the coding sequence ATGAATCCACCAAAGCATATTGTTTCTGCAGCTGCGATCGTTGTTAACGATAAGCAAGAGATCTTACTCATTAAGGGTCCACGTAGGGGCTGGGAAATGCCTGGAGGACAAGTAGAACTTGGGGAATCCCTTTCACAGGCAGCAATAAGAGAAACAAAAGAAGAATCAGGGATAGACATAGAAATTATCACATTTTGCGGGATTTTTCAGAATACCGGGAATTCAATTTGTAATACCTTATTTTTAGCGAAGCCGGTTGGCGGAGAACTAATAACAACAGAAGAGAGCTTGGAATCTGGTTTTTTTCCAATAGAGGAAGCACTAAACAAAGTTGAATGGAAAAATTTCAGACAACGAATAGAATACTGTTTAAAACCGGAAACACAGCCTTTTTGTATTGAGTTTAATGATGAAATGAATATTTGA
- a CDS encoding NUDIX domain-containing protein — MSRNIIVTGGAIIKDHYGRILLQKRSDYGDWGLPGGGMEAGETIEETMIREVKEETGLDIKHYDLFSIYTGERMKYTYPDGNEVVFVMFLFSVEANLDGKLAEDGENLVYRDTDNESLQLAFRSIEEINIDSINIVQRPVFIDLKGRNTGILRT, encoded by the coding sequence ATGTCTAGAAATATTATTGTTACAGGCGGGGCCATTATTAAAGATCATTACGGAAGAATATTATTACAGAAACGATCTGATTATGGTGATTGGGGATTACCAGGCGGCGGTATGGAAGCCGGTGAAACAATTGAAGAAACCATGATTAGAGAAGTTAAAGAAGAAACCGGACTTGATATCAAACACTACGATTTATTTTCCATATATACAGGAGAAAGAATGAAGTATACCTATCCTGATGGAAATGAAGTTGTTTTTGTTATGTTTTTATTTAGTGTGGAAGCCAATTTGGATGGGAAGCTAGCCGAGGATGGGGAAAACCTTGTTTATAGAGATACTGATAATGAGTCTTTGCAACTAGCATTTAGAAGCATTGAAGAAATTAATATTGACTCGATTAATATCGTACAGAGACCAGTATTTATTGATTTGAAGGGACGGAATACTGGAATTCTAAGAACCTAA
- a CDS encoding DinB family protein: MNPAILSNEDHELIKRYKIAPMKLEEALSNLSDLELNQKRAEGKWSIREITHHIIECDLNYFHINRFALAGSEQTYIFNDFDPHIWNKNLEHLQRPVQLEIQLFKLIREYISYLCMILPNALDRELVHQDGRATIRDAINHDNLHAYHHIDQIYEIRKIHDI; encoded by the coding sequence TTGAATCCAGCTATTTTATCTAATGAAGATCATGAGCTTATCAAAAGGTATAAGATAGCCCCAATGAAGTTGGAAGAGGCTTTGTCTAATCTTTCCGATTTGGAATTAAATCAGAAAAGAGCAGAAGGAAAATGGTCAATTCGAGAGATCACACACCATATCATTGAATGTGATTTGAATTATTTTCATATTAACCGTTTTGCATTAGCAGGTTCAGAACAGACCTATATTTTTAATGATTTTGATCCACACATTTGGAATAAAAATCTTGAGCATCTGCAAAGGCCCGTGCAGCTCGAAATTCAATTATTCAAATTGATTAGAGAATACATATCCTATCTTTGCATGATTTTACCAAATGCACTTGATAGAGAATTAGTACATCAGGACGGGAGAGCGACAATTAGAGACGCAATAAATCATGATAATCTTCATGCCTATCATCACATTGATCAAATTTATGAAATAAGAAAAATACATGATATTTAA
- a CDS encoding DUF4177 domain-containing protein → MEKWEYKTLTYKTGGFLGGKLDPEEFEGLLNEYGTEGWELVSCFDTSKSQGQSRDVIAIFKRRQ, encoded by the coding sequence ATGGAAAAATGGGAATATAAAACACTTACCTACAAGACCGGTGGTTTTCTAGGAGGTAAGCTGGATCCGGAGGAGTTCGAAGGACTTTTAAACGAATATGGAACTGAAGGCTGGGAGCTCGTTTCATGCTTTGATACGAGCAAATCTCAAGGACAATCCAGGGATGTCATTGCGATTTTTAAGCGAAGACAATAG
- a CDS encoding GNAT family N-acetyltransferase: MRIRRASIHDIEGIASVHAESWKSTYKGIIADAYLSSLTVEGRKQNWTRIFDHLDSDQTVLILEHRDGRVAGFIHGGKSRESDMTYSAEVYAFYLLREFQGQGYGKLLFRTFIDAMKAMNHRSFMLWVLKDNPALQFYQKVGGETMSSKKILIGEERLIEVALGWHEK; this comes from the coding sequence ATGAGAATAAGAAGAGCTTCTATTCATGATATCGAGGGCATAGCCAGTGTGCATGCAGAGAGTTGGAAAAGTACATATAAGGGAATAATCGCAGATGCTTATTTATCGAGCTTGACTGTGGAAGGCCGTAAGCAAAACTGGACGCGGATATTCGATCATCTTGATTCGGATCAAACCGTTCTGATCCTTGAACATAGGGATGGCCGGGTTGCAGGATTTATTCATGGCGGGAAGAGCCGGGAATCGGATATGACATACAGCGCGGAAGTGTATGCCTTCTATTTATTGAGGGAATTTCAGGGGCAAGGCTATGGAAAGCTGCTATTTCGGACGTTCATTGATGCAATGAAGGCAATGAATCATAGATCCTTCATGCTGTGGGTGCTGAAGGATAATCCTGCACTGCAGTTCTATCAGAAGGTGGGCGGAGAAACCATGTCGAGCAAGAAGATTCTAATCGGGGAAGAACGGTTAATTGAAGTGGCGCTTGGCTGGCACGAAAAATAA
- a CDS encoding HIT family protein: MNCLGCRLANHLAESQVVWEDDLVTCLLDIDPLNEGHTLILPKAHVTELDDIDEQTMGSIMQASIRISKALKAIYKPDGISVIQNGGIFNDLGHYHMHVFPRYKDDGFSWNEPGMKSSMAPACVQVRLMEELSRL; this comes from the coding sequence ATGAACTGTTTGGGTTGTCGATTAGCGAACCATCTGGCGGAGAGCCAAGTTGTTTGGGAGGATGATCTTGTGACATGCCTCTTGGACATAGACCCCCTGAATGAAGGCCACACGCTGATTTTGCCGAAGGCGCATGTGACGGAACTGGACGACATCGATGAACAGACGATGGGTTCCATTATGCAAGCTTCCATACGAATCTCCAAAGCGCTGAAGGCGATATACAAGCCGGATGGAATATCCGTCATTCAGAACGGCGGCATCTTTAATGATTTGGGGCACTACCATATGCATGTGTTTCCCCGCTATAAGGACGATGGATTCAGCTGGAATGAGCCTGGCATGAAATCGTCGATGGCACCTGCTTGTGTACAAGTACGTTTGATGGAAGAGCTCAGCCGGTTGTAA
- a CDS encoding winged helix-turn-helix transcriptional regulator, which translates to MNKKYNVTVEATLDVIGGKWKPLILCYLTKSRKRQCDFLQHIPNLTQKMLTQQLRELVQDGIVNRISYNQMPPKVEYELTEYGQSLQKVLDAMCDWGEQHINKLYENKFDVLEENVFNQP; encoded by the coding sequence GTGAACAAAAAATATAATGTAACCGTCGAGGCTACGCTCGATGTCATTGGAGGCAAGTGGAAGCCGCTCATTCTGTGCTATCTCACGAAAAGCAGGAAGCGCCAGTGCGACTTTCTCCAGCACATTCCGAATCTGACTCAGAAGATGTTGACGCAGCAGCTGCGCGAGCTCGTTCAGGACGGCATCGTAAATCGGATCAGCTACAATCAAATGCCCCCGAAAGTAGAATACGAGCTGACGGAATACGGGCAGAGCCTGCAGAAGGTTCTGGATGCCATGTGCGACTGGGGCGAACAGCACATTAATAAGCTGTACGAGAATAAATTCGACGTTCTTGAAGAGAATGTCTTTAATCAGCCGTAA
- a CDS encoding MFS transporter: MQGRKNKLALLSLAISAFAIGTTEFISVGLLPLIANDLHISVSMAGLTVTLYALGVMFGAPILTSLTASMPRKTLLIWIMLVFIAGNTMAAFSTGFAMLLIARVISAFAHGVFMSIGSTIAADLVTEDRRASAIATMFSGLTVATVTGVPIGTFLGQQMGWRAAFIAIVVIGIISLLSAWILVPSDLRKAVRTPVRDQVKLFASGRLVLAFLITALGYGGTFVVFTYLSPMLNELTGFKESSIALILLFYGIAIAIGNVIGGKAANRKPLPALLVMFIIQAVVLVILMAAIPHKTAGLIAVFAMGLLAFMNVPGLQLYVVQMAERYAPKAVDVASAVNIASFNGGIALGAWLGGVVADQLGLIHTTWVGAIMVAAAVVLTLWSILLEKKKNRADDEFSSVQQKVG; this comes from the coding sequence ATGCAGGGAAGAAAAAATAAATTGGCGTTATTGTCTCTAGCCATTAGTGCCTTTGCGATTGGGACAACTGAATTTATCAGCGTCGGTCTGCTGCCATTAATCGCTAATGATTTGCATATATCCGTCTCGATGGCGGGTCTCACAGTTACGCTGTATGCGCTCGGTGTTATGTTCGGCGCGCCGATTCTGACTTCGTTGACCGCATCTATGCCGCGGAAGACGCTGCTGATCTGGATCATGCTCGTATTTATTGCAGGGAACACAATGGCCGCATTCTCGACCGGATTCGCGATGCTGCTGATCGCACGCGTCATCTCCGCGTTTGCCCACGGGGTATTCATGTCGATCGGTTCAACGATCGCAGCGGATTTGGTCACGGAGGACCGCAGAGCCAGCGCGATTGCCACCATGTTCTCTGGGCTTACGGTGGCGACGGTGACAGGCGTACCGATTGGCACGTTCCTCGGTCAACAAATGGGCTGGCGGGCTGCTTTTATCGCGATTGTCGTTATTGGAATCATTTCATTGCTATCCGCATGGATATTGGTGCCTTCAGACCTTCGTAAAGCGGTGCGTACCCCGGTTCGCGACCAGGTTAAGCTATTCGCCAGCGGCAGACTTGTGCTCGCCTTCTTAATTACGGCGCTCGGCTACGGGGGTACTTTCGTCGTCTTTACTTATTTATCTCCAATGCTGAACGAACTAACCGGATTCAAGGAATCGTCGATTGCATTAATATTACTCTTCTATGGCATAGCAATTGCGATCGGCAACGTGATCGGAGGTAAGGCAGCCAATCGGAAGCCGCTTCCTGCGCTCCTGGTTATGTTTATCATCCAAGCGGTCGTCCTGGTCATCCTGATGGCGGCGATTCCGCATAAAACAGCCGGTCTAATCGCTGTCTTCGCCATGGGTCTGCTGGCCTTCATGAATGTGCCGGGGCTGCAATTGTATGTCGTTCAGATGGCCGAGCGATACGCTCCGAAGGCAGTTGATGTCGCCTCTGCAGTAAATATTGCTTCATTCAACGGGGGAATTGCGCTAGGCGCATGGCTTGGCGGCGTAGTTGCCGATCAATTGGGACTTATTCATACAACGTGGGTAGGCGCTATTATGGTTGCTGCCGCTGTAGTACTCACCTTATGGAGCATACTGCTGGAGAAGAAAAAGAACCGTGCCGATGATGAATTCTCGTCGGTACAACAAAAAGTCGGCTGA
- a CDS encoding aldo/keto reductase, whose protein sequence is MKQKTMALHNGLEMPRLGLGVFQVEEGQELIDAIKFAIRQGYRSIDTAAIYGNEAGVGQGIREALTESELHREDLFITSKVWNADQGFESTLQAFETSLAKLGLAYLDLYLIHWPVAGKYKESWRALEKLYAEGRVKAIGVSNFQIHHLEDLMKDAVVKPMVNQVELHPMLSQTELREFAKQHDIRIEAWSPLMQGQLLDNPLLQEISAKHGKSVAQVIIRWDLQHDIITIPKSTNAHRIAENADVEDFELTADEMARIDALNENRRIGPDPDNFNF, encoded by the coding sequence ATGAAGCAGAAGACAATGGCTTTGCACAACGGTCTCGAGATGCCGCGGCTTGGACTGGGTGTCTTCCAGGTGGAAGAAGGACAAGAGCTGATTGACGCGATTAAGTTTGCTATTCGCCAAGGCTATCGGAGCATAGACACGGCGGCGATTTACGGCAACGAAGCCGGTGTGGGTCAAGGGATTCGCGAGGCGCTGACGGAGAGCGAGCTTCATCGTGAAGACTTGTTCATTACGTCCAAGGTGTGGAATGCAGACCAAGGCTTCGAATCGACGCTGCAGGCGTTCGAAACCAGCTTGGCGAAGCTTGGTTTGGCATACTTGGATCTCTATCTGATCCATTGGCCGGTCGCGGGCAAATATAAAGAATCCTGGAGAGCGCTGGAGAAATTGTATGCGGAAGGCCGCGTTAAAGCGATTGGCGTCAGTAACTTCCAGATCCATCATCTGGAGGATTTGATGAAAGACGCCGTAGTGAAGCCGATGGTCAATCAGGTGGAGCTGCACCCGATGCTGTCTCAGACAGAGCTTCGTGAGTTTGCAAAACAGCACGATATTCGAATCGAAGCGTGGTCACCGCTTATGCAGGGACAGCTGCTCGATAACCCGCTGCTTCAAGAGATTTCAGCGAAGCATGGAAAATCGGTTGCCCAAGTCATTATCCGCTGGGACTTGCAGCATGATATCATTACGATTCCCAAATCGACCAACGCGCACCGAATTGCCGAGAATGCCGATGTGGAGGATTTTGAGCTGACCGCGGACGAAATGGCTCGAATCGATGCGTTGAACGAGAACCGGCGTATTGGACCGGATCCGGATAACTTTAATTTCTGA
- a CDS encoding HAD family hydrolase → MPNMPIKAVFFDLFETLVTEFADGRRISKRNYDYAELLGIPNEDFKQSWNERSRQRMTGAFPDYACVLRDILASRALVCDEERIESLYQARLIEKALPFHAIHSDVIALLKTLKSNNIKIGLISNCTEEEVRGLPGSELAAYLDDVIYSFEVGAAKPDADIYVRACQRLFVKPEESVFVGDGGSSELDGAREAGMRAYHAVWFNTYLTSSCKRIASPMELCSEVLAGRETAAEHNM, encoded by the coding sequence ATGCCAAACATGCCGATCAAAGCCGTATTCTTCGACTTATTCGAAACGTTAGTGACGGAGTTCGCGGATGGAAGGCGAATCTCGAAGCGCAATTATGACTATGCGGAGCTGCTCGGCATTCCGAATGAAGATTTCAAGCAGTCATGGAACGAGCGATCAAGGCAAAGAATGACAGGGGCATTCCCGGACTATGCCTGTGTGCTCAGAGATATTTTGGCATCCCGAGCTTTAGTGTGCGACGAAGAGAGGATCGAATCGTTATACCAAGCTAGATTGATAGAGAAGGCACTGCCCTTCCATGCCATTCATTCCGATGTTATTGCGCTTCTGAAGACACTTAAGTCGAACAACATCAAGATTGGTCTGATTAGCAATTGCACCGAGGAAGAAGTGAGAGGTTTGCCGGGCAGCGAGCTTGCCGCCTACTTGGACGATGTTATTTATTCATTTGAAGTTGGCGCGGCCAAGCCTGACGCGGACATTTATGTACGGGCCTGTCAGCGGCTGTTCGTGAAGCCGGAGGAGTCGGTATTCGTCGGTGACGGCGGATCGAGCGAATTGGATGGAGCTCGCGAGGCTGGAATGAGGGCGTATCATGCGGTATGGTTCAATACTTACCTAACGAGCAGCTGCAAGCGAATCGCTTCGCCGATGGAGCTGTGCAGCGAAGTGTTGGCAGGAAGAGAAACGGCAGCGGAGCACAACATGTAA
- a CDS encoding GNAT family N-acetyltransferase translates to MTMTNESTAIEMKRVSTEETQAVLELWQGSARWLQAKGIRQWHPDDFSLDRVLEVMHAGHELFLARLQGEPVGALYICGSDPQLWEELNDEESGYIHRFAVSRGHSGLGIGDQMLAWAEAYIRSQGRKRVRLDCMADNPRLNQYYLDAGFRHVRIVDWDNGYR, encoded by the coding sequence ATGACGATGACGAATGAGAGCACGGCTATCGAGATGAAGCGGGTGTCCACGGAAGAGACGCAAGCCGTGCTTGAGCTGTGGCAGGGGTCGGCCAGATGGCTGCAAGCCAAGGGCATTCGCCAATGGCATCCCGATGATTTCAGCCTGGATCGCGTGCTTGAGGTGATGCATGCCGGCCATGAGCTGTTTCTGGCAAGGCTGCAGGGCGAGCCAGTCGGGGCGCTCTATATTTGCGGGTCAGATCCGCAGCTATGGGAAGAGCTGAACGATGAAGAATCGGGCTATATTCATCGCTTCGCCGTAAGCCGGGGCCACAGCGGGCTAGGGATCGGCGATCAGATGCTGGCATGGGCGGAAGCTTACATCCGCAGCCAGGGGAGGAAGCGGGTACGACTCGACTGCATGGCGGACAATCCGCGCCTGAACCAGTATTATCTTGATGCCGGCTTTCGGCATGTGCGAATAGTGGATTGGGATAACGGCTACAGATGA